One Rubripirellula amarantea DNA segment encodes these proteins:
- a CDS encoding DUF1501 domain-containing protein: MNPNSINRRVFLDRSKTTVGLAALASLLGKEGYASDVLSSPGKSAASPMPQGVGQGMHFPAKAKRIIYLFQSGGPAQQDLFDYKPLLNEKNGEELPASVRGEQRLTGMSVNQSSLPLAGSHFKFSQHGESGAWLSDLLPYHRDIVDDVCFIRSMTTEAINHDPAITMFQTGSQIAGRPSLGSWLSYGLGSENADLPAFIVLVSAGQGGQPLYSRLWGSGFLDSRYQGAQFRGGEEAVLYLDNPDGVSASRRRAQLNAINSLNRHQFEREGDPEIESRIAQYEMAFRMQTSVPEASNFSDEPEETFELYGEDARKPGTFAANCLLARRLAERDVRFIQLYHQGWDQHSNLPAGIRGQAKETDQASAALVKDLKRRGLLDDTLVIWGGEFGRTAYSQGVLTPDNYGRDHHPRCFTSWMAGGGIKPGMTYGSTDEFGYNVVENSVHVHDFNATILHQMGIDHERLTFKYQGRRFRLTDVHGHVVKDILTDA, translated from the coding sequence GTGAATCCAAACTCCATTAATCGCCGCGTGTTCTTGGACCGCAGTAAAACGACGGTTGGCTTGGCGGCCTTAGCGAGTCTGCTGGGCAAAGAAGGATATGCATCTGATGTGCTAAGCAGCCCGGGAAAATCCGCGGCTTCACCGATGCCCCAAGGCGTTGGGCAAGGCATGCACTTTCCCGCCAAAGCAAAGCGGATCATTTACCTGTTTCAATCAGGCGGCCCTGCACAGCAGGACTTGTTCGACTACAAGCCCCTGTTGAACGAAAAGAATGGCGAAGAACTGCCGGCCTCGGTTCGCGGGGAACAACGCTTAACTGGCATGTCAGTGAACCAGTCCTCGCTGCCACTTGCTGGTTCGCACTTCAAGTTCAGTCAACATGGCGAGTCCGGTGCTTGGTTGAGCGACTTGCTTCCCTATCACCGCGATATTGTCGACGACGTTTGCTTCATTCGCTCGATGACTACTGAAGCAATCAACCATGACCCCGCGATCACCATGTTCCAAACCGGATCGCAAATAGCTGGACGACCATCGCTAGGATCCTGGTTGTCGTATGGATTAGGGAGCGAGAACGCGGATTTGCCTGCGTTCATTGTTTTGGTTTCGGCCGGCCAGGGTGGCCAACCTCTCTACTCGCGCTTGTGGGGCAGTGGATTCCTGGACTCTCGCTACCAAGGCGCCCAGTTCCGCGGTGGCGAAGAAGCGGTCCTCTATCTCGACAATCCCGATGGCGTGAGTGCAAGTCGACGGCGTGCTCAGCTCAACGCGATCAACTCTCTCAATCGCCATCAATTTGAACGGGAAGGCGATCCTGAAATTGAATCTCGTATCGCTCAATACGAGATGGCGTTCCGCATGCAAACCAGCGTCCCCGAAGCCAGCAACTTCTCAGATGAGCCGGAAGAGACTTTCGAACTCTATGGTGAAGATGCGCGTAAGCCAGGCACGTTTGCGGCCAACTGTCTTCTTGCGCGGCGTTTAGCAGAACGGGATGTTCGATTCATCCAGTTGTATCATCAAGGCTGGGACCAACACTCCAACCTTCCCGCGGGCATCCGCGGTCAGGCTAAAGAAACAGACCAAGCGTCGGCTGCCCTTGTGAAAGATCTCAAGCGACGAGGATTGCTTGATGACACGCTAGTGATCTGGGGCGGCGAATTTGGTCGCACCGCGTATTCGCAAGGTGTTCTAACGCCGGATAACTACGGCCGCGACCATCACCCACGTTGCTTCACCAGTTGGATGGCGGGAGGCGGTATCAAACCGGGCATGACTTACGGATCTACCGACGAGTTTGGCTACAACGTTGTCGAAAACAGTGTCCACGTTCATGATTTCAACGCCACTATCTTGCATCAAATGGGCATTGACCATGAACGACTGACGTTCAAGTATCAAGGCCGGCGATTCCGACTGACGGACGTCCATGGCCATGTCGTCAAGGACATCCTCACTGATGCCTAA
- a CDS encoding serine hydrolase, producing MRFASTVVRLLVFILPLGMTSVQGEELTEEIVSEMAGKLVEDNVVDGLSVGFLQGDRYGTYHFGRTSRSGRQPNNLTVYELGSISKLFTSLLVADAVVQGKIKLTDTIEADNKAGIKLPSYQGTGISWLDVCVHRSGLPRLPGDYQPASMNDPYRNYNSNEASKFLARHQLARQPGETQEYSNFAVSVLGYMIAELNHSDYETLLRDRIAKPLRMDDCTVTLSDAQKKRFARPHHPVGKGVQVWNFADLPGAGGIRSTLKDMMRFAKATIDPPDGPVGEAIELAWKQHSPADQSGSAMGLGWMIHPDGMTRWHNGETGGSHSIIVVNRELKVAVIVLANTAPGDTVDQLAMELVARTVPSHSPRDQPTEPDPSDANLERLVGRYQLAPTFVFDVSVQGDRVMVGITNQPTQEVFSDSPTMWSYRGVDAKLEFHFRGKGPAYALTLHQNGIKQKAKRIRD from the coding sequence ATGAGATTTGCATCAACAGTGGTCAGACTGCTCGTCTTTATTTTGCCGTTGGGAATGACCAGCGTGCAAGGCGAAGAATTGACTGAGGAAATCGTCAGCGAAATGGCTGGTAAGCTCGTTGAAGACAACGTCGTTGACGGGCTCTCCGTCGGGTTTCTGCAAGGTGATCGATATGGAACCTATCACTTTGGACGAACGTCACGAAGCGGGCGGCAACCCAATAATCTGACCGTCTACGAACTTGGCTCGATCAGCAAGTTGTTTACATCGTTGCTTGTCGCCGATGCAGTCGTTCAAGGGAAGATCAAGCTAACCGACACTATCGAAGCGGATAATAAGGCGGGGATCAAATTGCCTTCCTATCAAGGGACGGGAATTTCATGGCTCGATGTATGCGTGCACCGATCGGGTTTGCCACGGTTGCCAGGCGACTATCAACCCGCGTCGATGAATGATCCCTATCGCAATTACAACTCAAATGAGGCATCCAAGTTTTTGGCTCGACATCAACTTGCACGCCAACCAGGCGAGACGCAAGAGTACTCGAATTTTGCGGTTTCGGTTCTGGGGTACATGATCGCAGAGCTAAACCATTCGGACTACGAAACACTGTTGCGAGACCGAATTGCAAAGCCACTTCGAATGGATGACTGCACGGTTACATTAAGCGATGCACAAAAGAAGCGATTTGCAAGACCTCATCATCCCGTTGGTAAAGGAGTGCAAGTTTGGAATTTTGCTGATCTGCCCGGGGCCGGTGGAATTCGGTCGACGCTTAAAGATATGATGCGATTCGCAAAGGCAACCATCGATCCCCCGGATGGTCCCGTTGGTGAAGCGATCGAATTAGCTTGGAAGCAACATTCGCCAGCCGATCAGAGTGGCTCGGCAATGGGACTTGGTTGGATGATTCATCCCGACGGAATGACTCGCTGGCACAACGGAGAAACTGGCGGTTCTCATTCTATCATTGTGGTGAACCGCGAACTAAAAGTGGCGGTGATTGTGCTTGCCAACACGGCACCGGGTGACACAGTGGATCAGTTGGCGATGGAGTTGGTCGCAAGGACGGTTCCTTCCCATTCGCCACGTGATCAACCAACCGAGCCAGATCCTAGCGATGCGAATCTGGAACGTTTGGTTGGTCGATACCAACTCGCCCCCACCTTTGTCTTTGACGTGAGCGTTCAAGGGGACCGCGTGATGGTTGGCATTACGAACCAGCCAACACAAGAAGTTTTTTCGGACTCACCAACAATGTGGTCCTACCGCGGCGTCGACGCGAAGTTGGAATTTCACTTTCGCGGCAAAGGCCCTGCGTACGCGCTGACGCTTCACCAAAACGGTATTAAACAAAAGGCCAAGCGTATTCGTGATTAA
- a CDS encoding serine hydrolase domain-containing protein, whose translation MDPDKYQQAWHAQTAQPKVIVHADLLLEEVQRHQGNFQATIFWRDFREVGIAVLLLPIWFYLGIRTSSPWTWYLTVPALLWIIGFMLVDRFRHRPKPSEPGEPLIDCVKVSLAQVEHQIWLLRNVFWWYLLPFCISILAFFFHTAWLTSSAWWEFIASTLALSSLLAVVYGLVYFINQRAVRKQLQPRREELLALLMSLGDESSGESSGESTGEPETYAIVPASLSPFAEERFLTPSGAGIRNAVAMVVLVAALILVVVLVDMASRISDSQYAGTAQSSGVNGDALALQVTELREQKSLVGLAAMVMVDGKVGAVAAQGERIIGSGVSVEIDDRWHVGGITKSITATMIGRLIEADQMHWSDTVGSVFSEPNVHADWKSVTLRQLLTDIAGAPANFPRELWSHRPKPGIESTRARREAVMDVVSQPLPRPAGQMYSYSNVGMTIAGAMAEEVTGFSWEDLVKQEVFEPLELTGSGFGPPRSPSDTLPQPRGHRARLAGKFAMDDDADNTPIMGPSGTVHMTLRDLCTYATEHMQGDLGKGKLLSKETYERLHAAEQNQYACGWVVRYPDSRIPYKNYWHNGSNTMWYALVVFVPEKNMVVAVASNDGDSEKAEAAAWRVVEASVSRDPLPGQSAFAKKSPFAAIRWQGNQPEVMLDDDWFTLVSIGDVSVAQIVDFSKQKYDQLWQKRFEEDLVEVLTRMGHPPADSVTLIVESLFTGEQIKMENVVMSEENRKAIRAAARSRQDSSQ comes from the coding sequence ATGGATCCTGATAAGTATCAGCAAGCTTGGCATGCTCAGACGGCTCAACCAAAAGTGATCGTCCACGCCGATCTATTGCTCGAAGAGGTGCAACGACACCAAGGTAACTTTCAAGCAACCATCTTCTGGCGAGACTTTCGTGAGGTGGGAATCGCAGTGTTGTTGTTGCCGATTTGGTTTTACCTCGGCATCAGGACATCATCGCCATGGACCTGGTATCTAACGGTGCCAGCACTGTTGTGGATTATCGGCTTCATGCTGGTGGATCGTTTCCGCCATCGTCCCAAGCCAAGCGAACCAGGCGAGCCATTGATCGACTGCGTGAAGGTTTCACTCGCACAGGTCGAGCATCAAATCTGGCTGCTAAGAAACGTCTTTTGGTGGTATCTGCTGCCCTTCTGCATTTCAATACTCGCGTTCTTTTTTCACACGGCGTGGCTTACTTCGAGTGCTTGGTGGGAGTTCATCGCAAGCACGCTGGCACTTTCATCATTGCTTGCTGTCGTTTATGGATTGGTCTACTTCATCAACCAGCGTGCGGTTCGAAAACAGCTTCAGCCAAGACGTGAAGAACTATTGGCACTGCTGATGAGCTTGGGCGATGAATCGAGCGGGGAATCGAGTGGGGAATCCACTGGCGAACCCGAGACTTACGCAATCGTTCCGGCATCGCTATCGCCGTTTGCCGAGGAAAGATTCTTGACACCAAGTGGTGCGGGTATTCGAAACGCGGTCGCGATGGTCGTGTTGGTTGCCGCTCTCATTTTGGTCGTGGTGTTGGTAGACATGGCCAGCCGCATATCCGATTCTCAATACGCCGGTACGGCGCAAAGCAGCGGAGTGAACGGCGACGCGCTTGCCTTGCAGGTCACGGAACTTCGCGAGCAAAAGAGCCTAGTAGGTTTGGCAGCCATGGTAATGGTCGACGGAAAAGTTGGAGCGGTCGCGGCACAAGGAGAACGCATAATCGGTAGCGGTGTATCCGTCGAAATCGACGACCGTTGGCATGTGGGAGGGATCACCAAGTCCATCACCGCAACGATGATTGGTCGCTTGATCGAAGCCGATCAAATGCATTGGTCTGATACGGTCGGCAGCGTTTTCTCAGAGCCAAACGTCCATGCGGATTGGAAGTCAGTCACGTTGAGACAACTTCTAACCGACATAGCTGGAGCACCGGCGAACTTCCCGAGGGAACTTTGGAGTCATCGGCCCAAACCGGGCATCGAGAGCACTCGTGCTCGTCGAGAAGCGGTGATGGATGTAGTCTCTCAGCCTCTTCCTCGCCCCGCCGGGCAAATGTATTCCTATTCAAACGTCGGCATGACGATCGCCGGGGCGATGGCGGAAGAGGTGACGGGTTTCTCGTGGGAAGATCTCGTCAAGCAAGAAGTCTTCGAGCCATTAGAACTTACGGGCTCGGGATTTGGACCGCCCAGAAGCCCCAGCGATACCCTACCGCAACCACGCGGTCACCGCGCTAGGTTAGCAGGCAAGTTTGCGATGGATGACGACGCAGACAATACGCCGATCATGGGGCCTTCGGGTACTGTCCACATGACCCTTCGTGATCTTTGCACTTATGCGACAGAACACATGCAGGGTGATCTTGGAAAAGGAAAACTGCTTTCGAAGGAAACCTATGAACGACTACATGCAGCAGAACAAAATCAATATGCGTGCGGTTGGGTAGTTCGTTATCCCGATTCAAGAATTCCTTACAAGAATTACTGGCACAACGGGTCTAACACGATGTGGTACGCATTGGTGGTTTTCGTTCCCGAGAAAAACATGGTGGTGGCCGTTGCATCAAACGACGGTGACAGCGAGAAAGCCGAAGCAGCGGCTTGGCGAGTTGTCGAGGCGAGCGTCAGTCGTGATCCATTGCCAGGCCAGTCCGCGTTTGCAAAGAAGTCTCCGTTCGCTGCCATCCGTTGGCAGGGCAATCAACCTGAGGTCATGCTAGACGATGATTGGTTCACGCTGGTTTCGATCGGTGACGTTTCGGTCGCTCAGATCGTTGACTTTAGCAAGCAGAAGTATGACCAGTTGTGGCAGAAGCGATTCGAAGAAGACCTCGTTGAAGTGCTGACTCGAATGGGGCATCCGCCCGCGGACAGCGTCACGCTTATAGTTGAGTCACTGTTCACGGGTGAGCAAATTAAGATGGAAAACGTGGTGATGTCAGAGGAAAATCGCAAAGCCATTCGAGCCGCTGCTCGATCCCGTCAGGACTCTAGCCAATAG
- a CDS encoding RNA polymerase sigma factor: MLEKDHKTIFTNWLEEHSSSVMKVARAYTLTADECQDLAQEILLQAWRSLANFEGKASAPTWFYRVALHTAMNWQRKDKRRRSRQQPMLEVQAVPMDGPSSAEQAQQRDTVEQLYQAIHQLPKADAALVLLYLDEMSYREMAEVLGISESNVGVKLNRAKKSLSTLMNKESHGS, translated from the coding sequence GTGCTTGAGAAAGATCACAAAACGATTTTCACGAACTGGCTTGAAGAACATAGCTCTTCAGTCATGAAGGTGGCTCGCGCCTACACGCTCACTGCAGACGAATGCCAGGATCTGGCTCAAGAAATATTGCTTCAAGCTTGGCGATCATTAGCCAATTTCGAAGGCAAGGCGAGCGCGCCGACTTGGTTTTATCGCGTAGCTTTGCACACCGCGATGAACTGGCAGCGCAAGGACAAGCGACGTCGATCGAGGCAACAACCGATGTTGGAAGTGCAAGCGGTGCCGATGGACGGACCAAGCAGTGCCGAACAGGCCCAGCAGCGAGATACTGTCGAGCAGCTTTACCAGGCGATTCATCAATTGCCGAAAGCTGACGCTGCCTTGGTGCTGTTGTACCTCGATGAAATGAGTTACCGAGAGATGGCAGAAGTGCTAGGGATTTCAGAGAGCAACGTGGGTGTGAAGCTGAATCGAGCGAAGAAATCGCTCAGCACTCTGATGAACAAGGAATCACATGGATCCTGA
- a CDS encoding alpha-L-fucosidase — MPMRSSCFCLLLAAFVLWSSPSSPVLGESPAADLADRANVPPHPAVAPAVEKINEVVQAGPFKPEWDSLETYSIPQWYKDAKFGIFIHWGAYSVPAFGSEWYPRQMYIPSQRRGDNFFEHHVKTYGSQKDFGYKDFIPEFKAEKFDATAWAKLFKETGARYVVPVAEHHDGFPMYASDYTSWDASEKGPKRDVVGELAAAVRAEGMKLGVSSHRAFNWVYYVRDESFDNADPKYAELYGRPMPFLFNDDASDYQKNFPPQDNQFKDDWLARCCELVDKYQPDLIWFDFGITPELQKATYETNPFAGHLKKFAAYYYNQSSKDGDIGVINYKWDAFPEKAAVLDKERSKMAEIRKPFWQTDTAVSASSWGYTENQRYKNPDRLVDDLVDIVSKNGCLLLNVGPRPDGTIPEEDQAILKAIGGWLKVNGEAIYETTHWSTYGEGATKVSTGHVSEASDKPFTAGDVRFTQKGDVVYATILAWPESGEVTIRTLATGSEHWPGEIGSVELLGSDQSLDVSRSDEGLNVKLPAKKPCDFAYVLKLTK; from the coding sequence ATGCCGATGCGATCGTCCTGTTTTTGTCTTTTGCTTGCTGCCTTTGTTCTGTGGAGTTCACCGAGTTCGCCAGTCTTGGGGGAATCACCAGCCGCGGATTTGGCAGACCGAGCGAATGTTCCGCCGCACCCGGCGGTCGCTCCAGCGGTCGAGAAAATTAATGAAGTGGTACAAGCAGGTCCCTTCAAACCAGAGTGGGATTCACTGGAAACGTACTCTATTCCTCAGTGGTACAAGGATGCGAAGTTCGGGATCTTCATCCACTGGGGTGCTTACAGTGTTCCCGCTTTTGGGAGCGAGTGGTATCCGCGTCAGATGTACATTCCTTCTCAACGCCGCGGCGACAACTTTTTTGAACATCACGTGAAAACGTATGGTTCGCAAAAGGACTTCGGCTACAAAGATTTCATTCCTGAATTCAAGGCCGAGAAGTTTGATGCGACAGCCTGGGCAAAGTTGTTTAAGGAAACTGGCGCTCGCTACGTGGTACCCGTTGCCGAACACCACGATGGATTTCCAATGTACGCGTCCGACTACACCAGTTGGGATGCATCGGAAAAAGGACCCAAGCGTGACGTCGTCGGCGAATTGGCGGCTGCGGTTCGAGCGGAAGGTATGAAGCTTGGGGTGAGCAGTCACCGAGCTTTCAATTGGGTGTACTACGTTCGCGATGAATCGTTCGACAATGCGGATCCCAAGTACGCCGAACTCTACGGTCGCCCGATGCCGTTCTTGTTCAATGACGACGCTTCGGACTACCAAAAGAACTTCCCTCCTCAAGACAATCAATTCAAAGACGATTGGCTTGCCCGTTGTTGTGAGTTGGTGGACAAGTACCAACCCGACTTGATTTGGTTCGACTTCGGCATCACGCCTGAACTGCAAAAGGCTACCTACGAAACAAACCCGTTCGCAGGTCATTTGAAGAAATTTGCTGCGTACTACTACAACCAATCGTCCAAGGATGGCGACATTGGCGTTATCAACTACAAGTGGGATGCGTTCCCCGAGAAAGCTGCGGTTTTGGACAAAGAACGTTCCAAAATGGCCGAGATCCGAAAGCCGTTTTGGCAAACCGATACCGCTGTAAGCGCTAGTTCTTGGGGATACACCGAGAATCAGCGTTACAAAAACCCCGACCGATTGGTCGATGACTTGGTGGACATTGTTTCCAAGAACGGGTGCCTGTTGCTAAACGTTGGACCTCGACCCGACGGCACCATTCCCGAGGAAGACCAAGCGATTTTAAAAGCGATCGGTGGTTGGCTTAAGGTCAACGGTGAAGCGATCTATGAAACAACTCACTGGTCGACCTACGGCGAAGGGGCCACCAAGGTTTCGACGGGACATGTATCGGAAGCCAGTGACAAGCCTTTCACCGCCGGCGATGTTCGTTTCACTCAAAAGGGCGACGTAGTTTACGCGACCATTTTAGCTTGGCCTGAGTCGGGTGAGGTGACGATTCGCACATTGGCAACCGGATCGGAACACTGGCCTGGAGAGATCGGTTCAGTTGAACTCTTGGGTAGCGACCAATCTCTAGATGTTTCGCGATCCGACGAGGGACTCAATGTTAAGTTGCCCGCTAAGAAGCCATGCGACTTCGCCTATGTGTTGAAGTTGACCAAGTAA
- a CDS encoding phosphotransferase yields the protein MLAPESAKIVLAATDAKQIRSEEPIQSLWSGYGKIVRVHLKGGSVGTAIVKQVQTVHPGSQPRGWNTDLSHQRKLRSYQVEACWYRDWSSRLGNEARVANVFSIDSTADGHLFVLEDLDAAGFSQRHTSLDDRSVRDGLTWLANFHARFINASPQGLWPEGTYWHLATRPDELKAIEVSHPLFQHAHAIDTRLRDTSYPTLVHGDAKVANFCFADPQNDPPLAAVDFQYVGGGCGMKDVAYFLGSCLREEECQDRAAEMVDHYLDRLDLACRSFHPEIDTIKLVDEYRAMYPLAWADFHRFLLGWCPSHGKLHRYSQEMTELAIANL from the coding sequence ATGTTGGCCCCTGAATCTGCCAAAATCGTTCTCGCTGCTACTGACGCCAAGCAGATTCGTAGCGAGGAACCCATCCAGTCTCTTTGGAGCGGTTACGGCAAGATCGTGCGAGTCCATTTGAAGGGCGGCTCGGTTGGAACAGCCATCGTCAAGCAGGTGCAAACGGTTCATCCCGGTAGCCAACCGCGCGGATGGAATACCGACCTCTCTCACCAGCGGAAACTGCGTTCCTATCAAGTCGAGGCCTGTTGGTATCGCGATTGGAGCAGTCGACTCGGCAACGAAGCTCGGGTCGCGAACGTCTTCTCCATTGACTCAACCGCCGATGGGCACCTGTTCGTTCTGGAAGATTTGGACGCCGCGGGTTTCTCTCAGCGGCACACGTCGTTGGACGACCGCTCTGTCCGCGACGGCCTGACGTGGCTGGCCAACTTCCACGCCAGATTCATAAACGCGTCGCCCCAAGGGCTCTGGCCCGAAGGGACGTACTGGCATTTGGCGACCAGACCCGACGAATTGAAGGCGATTGAAGTCTCACATCCGCTGTTCCAACACGCGCATGCAATCGACACCCGATTGCGAGATACGTCGTATCCCACCCTTGTTCACGGCGATGCGAAGGTCGCCAATTTCTGCTTCGCCGATCCCCAGAACGATCCTCCGCTCGCAGCGGTCGACTTTCAATACGTGGGCGGCGGATGCGGAATGAAAGACGTCGCGTACTTTCTTGGCAGTTGCCTTCGCGAAGAAGAATGCCAAGACCGAGCTGCCGAAATGGTGGATCATTATCTTGATCGGCTCGACCTTGCTTGCCGTTCGTTCCATCCCGAAATCGACACAATCAAACTGGTCGACGAATACCGAGCGATGTATCCGTTGGCATGGGCCGACTTCCACCGATTTCTACTCGGTTGGTGCCCGAGTCACGGGAAGCTTCATCGGTACAGTCAAGAGATGACGGAACTGGCGATCGCTAACTTGTGA
- the rpsU gene encoding 30S ribosomal protein S21 has protein sequence MVKLVVRDRETIQEAVRRFRKLVERSGIKKELRRREYYEKPSETNRRARLRAERRARRTRMLSR, from the coding sequence ATGGTCAAGTTAGTAGTTCGCGACCGAGAAACGATTCAAGAAGCCGTCCGTCGTTTCCGAAAGTTGGTAGAGCGCAGTGGTATCAAGAAAGAGTTGCGCCGTCGCGAGTATTACGAAAAGCCAAGCGAAACCAATCGCCGTGCCCGCCTGCGAGCCGAACGCCGCGCACGCCGCACACGAATGCTTAGCCGCTAA